A window of Cohnella herbarum contains these coding sequences:
- a CDS encoding transposase, whose amino-acid sequence MGEKRQHYSEEFKEQTVKYIQEQTKTLPQIGEDLNIPSGTLKQWMTKYRKFENEPLVDRATLHQKDKQLMEQERTIEDLKEEIAILKKAMHIFSKERN is encoded by the coding sequence ATGGGTGAGAAGAGACAGCATTACAGTGAAGAGTTTAAAGAACAGACTGTTAAATACATTCAGGAACAGACAAAGACATTGCCCCAGATCGGAGAAGATTTAAACATCCCAAGTGGTACGTTAAAACAGTGGATGACCAAGTACCGCAAGTTTGAGAATGAACCGCTTGTAGATCGTGCGACCCTTCACCAGAAAGATAAGCAACTGATGGAGCAAGAACGCACGATTGAGGATCTCAAGGAAGAAATCGCTATCCTAAAAAAGGCCATGCACATCTTCAGCAAAGAAAGGAACTAA